The following proteins are co-located in the Arctopsyche grandis isolate Sample6627 chromosome 3, ASM5162203v2, whole genome shotgun sequence genome:
- the LOC143909278 gene encoding uncharacterized protein LOC143909278 isoform X3, with the protein MTFVKILLVVFCVISIREQFADGAKLNGGIVQVFATPLNCSVHEFKCSDNSYCISLVWVCDGYTDCDDHSDEDDCSEPPTPTSTTGPPLNCSADHFGCLNNSQCILKTWVCNGQNDCADGSDEVNCNCTEGQFQCLDNSGCIPIGWVCDRDNDCLDSSDEANCTITTTTTPAPLLNCTEDQFRCLDNSRCIPIRWVCDRDNDCRDSSDEVNCTYTTTTTTTTPAPLLNCTEDQFRCLDNSRCIPIRWVCDRDNDCRDSSDEVNCTYTTTTTTTTPAPLLNCTEDQFRCLDNSRCIPIRWVCDRDNDCRDSSDEVNCTYTTTTTTTTPAPLLNCTEDQFRCLDNSRCIPIRWVCDRDNDCRDSSDEVNCTYTTTTTTTTPAPLLNCTEDQFRCLDNSRCIPIRWVCDRDNDCPDSSDEVNCTYTTTTTTTTPAPILNCTSDQFRCLDNSRCIPIRWVCDRDNDCRDSSDEVNCTYTTTTTTTTPAPRLNCTEDQFRCLDNSRCIPIRWVCDRDNDCRDSSDEVNCTYTTTTTTTTPAPLLNCTSDQFRCLDNSRCIPIRWVCDRDNDCSDLSDEVNCTYTTTTTTTTPRPMLNCTADQFRCLDNSRCIPLRWVCDRDNDCQDSSDESNCTIITSTTTPRPLLNCTANEFRCLDNSRCIPLRWVCDRDNDCQDSSDEANCTITTSTTTPRPLLNCTADEFRCLDNSRCIPQSWICDGGNDCQDSSDEANCTTTTSTTTPRPLLNCTADEFRCLDNSRCIPLSWVCDRDNDCQDSSDEANCTITTSTTTTRPLLNCTVGEFRCLDNSRCIPQSWICDGDNDCQDSSDEANCTITTSTTTPRPLLNCTADQFRCLDNSRCIPLSWVCDRDNDCQDSSDEANCTTTTSTTTTRPLLNCTVGEFRCLDNSRCIPQSWICDGDNDCQDSSDEANCTTTTSTTTPRPLLNCTADQFRCLDNSRCIPLSWVCDRDNDCQDSSDEANCTITTSTTTPRPLLNCTADEFRCLDNSRCIPLRWVCDRDNDCQDSSDEANCTTTTSTTTTRPLLNCTVGEFKCLDNSRCIPQSWICDGDNDCQDSSDEANCTTTTSTTTSRPLLNCSSDQFRCRDNSRCISLTWVCDSHDDCQDSSDETNCDLLSTSTVAPLRCTSQQFACLDGSRCIPLWWKCDTFADCLDMSDEVNCPGSVQVNCTEDQHSCDNSTICIAKTWLCDNFVDCLDMSDETGCPISGWATGERSCSSQEFQCDKTRCIPQDNKCDGKIDCRDESDEKSCEKS; encoded by the exons GCGGAATAGTACAAGTATTTGCCACTCCGTTGAATTGTTCAGTGCACGAGTTCAAATGCTCGGACAATTCATATTGCATTTCACTTGTGTGGGTTTGTGATGGGTATACTGATTGCGATGACCACTCTGATGAAGATGACTGCTCAGAGCCACCAACAC CAACATCTACGACAGGACCACCGTTGAACTGTTCAGCAGATCATTTCGGATGTCTCAACAACTCTCAATGTATTCTAAAGACTTGGGTTTGCAACGGACAAAATGATTGTGCTGACGGGTCTGACGAAGTCAATTGTAATTGTACAGAAGGCCAATTTCAATGTCTCGACAATTCCGGTTGCATCCCGATTGGATGGGTGTGTGATAGAGACAATGATTGTCTAGATTCATCTGATGAAGCTAATTGCACAATCACTA CTACCACTACCCCAGCACCACTATTGAATTGTACAGAGGATCAATTCAGATGCCTTGATAATTCTCGTTGCATCCCGATTAGATGGGTCTGTGATAGGGATAATGACTGTCGAGATTCTTCTGATGAAGTTAATTGCACGTATACAACAACGACTA CTACCACTACCCCAGCACCACTATTGAATTGTACAGAGGATCAATTCAGATGCCTTGATAATTCTCGTTGCATCCCGATTAGATGGGTCTGTGATAGGGATAATGACTGTCGAGATTCTTCTGATGAAGTAAATTGCACATATACAACAACGACTA CTACCACTACCCCAGCACCACTATTGAATTGTACAGAGGATCAATTCAGATGCCTTGATAATTCTCGTTGCATCCCGATTAGATGGGTCTGTGATAGGGATAATGACTGTCGAGATTCTTCTGATGAAGTTAATTGCACGTATACAACAACGACTA CTACCACTACCCCAGCACCACTATTGAATTGTACAGAGGATCAATTCAGATGCCTTGATAATTCTCGTTGCATCCCGATTAGATGGGTCTGTGATAGGGATAATGACTGTCGAGATTCTTCTGATGAAGTAAATTGCACATATACAACAACAACTA CTACCACTACCCCAGCACCACTATTGAATTGTACAGAGGATCAATTCAGATGCCTTGATAATTCTCGTTGCATCCCGATTAGATGGGTCTGTGATAGGGATAATGACTGTCCAGATTCTTCCGATGAAGTTAATTGCACATATACAACAACAACTA CTACTACTACACCAGCACCAATATTGAATTGTACATCTGATCAATTTAGATGCCTTGATAATTCTCGTTGCATCCCGATTCGATGGGTCTGTGATAGGGATAATGACTGTAGAGATTCTTCTGATGAAGTAAATTGCACATATACAACAACGACTA CTACCACTACCCCAGCACCACGATTGAATTGTACAGAGGATCAATTCAGATGCCTTGATAATTCTCGTTGCATCCCGATTAGATGGGTCTGTGATAGGGATAATGACTGTAGAGATTCTTCTGATGAAGTAAATTGCACGTATACAACAACGACTA CTACTACTACACCAGCACCATTATTGAATTGTACATCTGATCAATTCAGATGCCTTGATAATTCTCGTTGCATCCCGATTAGATGGGTCTGTGATAGGGATAATGACTGTAGTGATTTATCTGATGAAGTAAATTGTACTTATACTACAACCACTA CTACCACTACACCTCGACCTATGCTAAATTGTACAGCAGATCAATTTAGATGTCTAGACAATTCTCGTTGTATCCCATTGAGGTGGGTCTGTGATAGAGATAATGATTGTCAAGATTCATCTGATGAATCTAACTGCACTATCATTACATCAa CAACTACACCTAGGCCTCTTCTGAATTGTACAGCAAACGAATTTAGATGTCTTGATAATTCTCGTTGCATCCCATTGAGATGGGTCTGTGATAGGGATAATGATTGTCAAGATTCATCTGATGAAGCTAACTGCACTATCACTACATCAA caaCTACACCCCGGCCTCTTCTGAATTGTACAGCAGATGAATTTAGATGTTTGGACAATTCTCGTTGTATCCCACAGAGTTGGATATGTGACGGAGGCAATGACTGTCAAGATTCATCTGATGAAGCTAATTGCACTACCACCACATCAA caaCTACACCTCGGCCTCTACTGAATTGTACAGCAGATGAATTTAGATGTCTTGATAATTCTCGTTGCATCCCATTGAGTTGGGTCTGTGATAGGGACAATGATTGTCAAGATTCATCTGATGAAGCTAACTGCACTATCACTACATCAA caaCTACAACTCGACCTCTGCTAAATTGTACAGTTGGTGAGTTTAGATGTTTGGACAATTCTCGTTGTATCCCTCAGAGTTGGATATGTGACGGAGACAATGATTGTCAAGATTCATCTGATGAAGCTAACTGCACTATCACTACATCAA CAACTACACCTCGACCTCTGCTGAATTGTACAGCAGATCAATTTAGATGTCTAGATAATTCTCGTTGTATCCCATTGAGTTGGGTCTGTGATAGGGACAATGATTGTCAAGATTCATCTGATGAAGCTAACTGCACTACAACCACATCAA caaCTACAACTCGACCTCTGCTAAATTGTACAGTTGGTGAGTTTAGATGTTTGGACAATTCTCGTTGTATCCCTCAGAGTTGGATATGTGACGGAGACAATGATTGTCAAGATTCATCTGATGAAGCTAATTGCACTACCACCACATCAA CAACTACACCTCGACCTCTGCTGAATTGTACAGCAGATCAATTTAGATGTCTAGATAATTCTCGTTGTATCCCATTGAGTTGGGTCTGTGATAGGGACAATGATTGTCAAGATTCATCTGATGAAGCTAACTGCACTATCACTACATcaa caaCCACACCTCGGCCTCTACTTAATTGTACAGCAGACGAATTTAGATGTCTTGATAATTCTCGTTGCATCCCATTGAGATGGGTCTGTGATAGGGACAATGATTGTCAAGATTCATCTGATGAAGCTAACTGTACTACAACCACATCAA caaCTACAACTCGACCTCTGCTAAATTGTACAGTTGGTGAGTTTAAATGTTTGGACAATTCTCGTTGTATCCCTCAGAGTTGGATATGTGACGGAGACAATGATTGTCAAGATTCATCTGATGAAGCTAACTGTACTACCACCACATCAA CAACTACATCTCGACCTCTGCTAAATTGTTCATCAGATCAGTTTAGATGTCGTGACAATTCTCGATGCATCTCCTTAACATGGGTATGCGACAGCCACGACGATTGTCAAGATTCATCTGACGAAACAAATTGCGATTTACTTTCGACTT CAACTGTTGCCCCACTAAGATGTACCAGTCAACAATTTGCCTGCCTAGATGGCTCGCGTTGTATACCTCTATGGTGGAAATGTGATACTTTTGCCGATTGTTTGGACATGTCAGACGAAGTCAACTGCCCTG gTTCCGTTCAGGTGAATTGTACTGAAGATCAACACTCTTGCGACAACAGTACAATATGCATTGCAAAAACATGGCTCTGCGATAACTTTGTCGACTGTTTGGATATGTCTGATGAGACCGGCTGTCCTATTTCAG GTTGGGCGACAGGTGAGCGCTCGTGCTCCAGTCAAGAGTTCCAGTGTGACAAAACTAGGTGTATTCCTCAAGATAATAAATGTGATGGAAAAATAGACTGCCGAGACGAATCCGACGAGAAATCATGCgaaaaatcttaa
- the LOC143909278 gene encoding uncharacterized protein LOC143909278 isoform X1, with amino-acid sequence MTFVKILLVVFCVISIREQFADGAKLNGGIVQVFATPLNCSVHEFKCSDNSYCISLVWVCDGYTDCDDHSDEDDCSEPPTPTSTTGPPLNCSADHFGCLNNSQCILKTWVCNGQNDCADGSDEVNCNCTEGQFQCLDNSGCIPIGWVCDRDNDCLDSSDEANCTITTTTTPAPLLNCTEDQFRCLDNSRCIPIRWVCDRDNDCRDSSDEVNCTYTTTTTTTTPAPLLNCTEDQFRCLDNSRCIPIRWVCDRDNDCRDSSDEVNCTYTTTTTTTTPAPLLNCTEDQFRCLDNSRCIPIRWVCDRDNDCRDSSDEVNCTYTTTTTTTTPAPLLNCTEDQFRCLDNSRCIPIRWVCDRDNDCRDSSDEVNCTYTTTTTTTTPAPLLNCTEDQFRCLDNSRCIPIRWVCDRDNDCRDSSDEVNCTYTTTTTTTTPAPLLNCTEDQFRCLDNSRCIPIRWVCDRDNDCPDSSDEVNCTYTTTTTTTTPAPILNCTSDQFRCLDNSRCIPIRWVCDRDNDCRDSSDEVNCTYTTTTTTTTPAPRLNCTEDQFRCLDNSRCIPIRWVCDRDNDCRDSSDEVNCTYTTTTTTTTPAPLLNCTSDQFRCLDNSRCIPIRWVCDRDNDCSDLSDEVNCTYTTTTTTTTPRPMLNCTADQFRCLDNSRCIPLRWVCDRDNDCQDSSDESNCTIITSTTTPRPLLNCTANEFRCLDNSRCIPLRWVCDRDNDCQDSSDEANCTITTSTTTPRPLLNCTADEFRCLDNSRCIPQSWICDGGNDCQDSSDEANCTTTTSTTTPRPLLNCTADEFRCLDNSRCIPLSWVCDRDNDCQDSSDEANCTITTSTTTTRPLLNCTVGEFRCLDNSRCIPQSWICDGDNDCQDSSDEANCTITTSTTTPRPLLNCTADQFRCLDNSRCIPLSWVCDRDNDCQDSSDEANCTTTTSTTTTRPLLNCTVGEFRCLDNSRCIPQSWICDGDNDCQDSSDEANCTTTTSTTTPRPLLNCTADQFRCLDNSRCIPLSWVCDRDNDCQDSSDEANCTITTSTTTPRPLLNCTADEFRCLDNSRCIPLRWVCDRDNDCQDSSDEANCTTTTSTTTTRPLLNCTVGEFKCLDNSRCIPQSWICDGDNDCQDSSDEANCTTTTSTTTSRPLLNCSSDQFRCRDNSRCISLTWVCDSHDDCQDSSDETNCDLLSTSTVAPLRCTSQQFACLDGSRCIPLWWKCDTFADCLDMSDEVNCPGSVQVNCTEDQHSCDNSTICIAKTWLCDNFVDCLDMSDETGCPISGWATGERSCSSQEFQCDKTRCIPQDNKCDGKIDCRDESDEKSCEKS; translated from the exons GCGGAATAGTACAAGTATTTGCCACTCCGTTGAATTGTTCAGTGCACGAGTTCAAATGCTCGGACAATTCATATTGCATTTCACTTGTGTGGGTTTGTGATGGGTATACTGATTGCGATGACCACTCTGATGAAGATGACTGCTCAGAGCCACCAACAC CAACATCTACGACAGGACCACCGTTGAACTGTTCAGCAGATCATTTCGGATGTCTCAACAACTCTCAATGTATTCTAAAGACTTGGGTTTGCAACGGACAAAATGATTGTGCTGACGGGTCTGACGAAGTCAATTGTAATTGTACAGAAGGCCAATTTCAATGTCTCGACAATTCCGGTTGCATCCCGATTGGATGGGTGTGTGATAGAGACAATGATTGTCTAGATTCATCTGATGAAGCTAATTGCACAATCACTA CTACCACTACCCCAGCACCACTATTGAATTGTACAGAGGATCAATTCAGATGCCTTGATAATTCTCGTTGCATCCCGATTAGATGGGTCTGTGATAGGGATAATGACTGTCGAGATTCTTCTGATGAAGTTAATTGCACGTATACAACAACGACTA CTACCACTACCCCAGCACCACTATTGAATTGTACAGAGGATCAATTCAGATGCCTTGATAATTCTCGTTGCATCCCGATTAGATGGGTCTGTGATAGGGATAATGACTGTCGAGATTCTTCTGATGAAGTAAATTGCACATATACAACAACGACTA CTACCACTACCCCAGCACCACTATTGAATTGTACAGAGGATCAATTCAGATGCCTTGATAATTCTCGTTGCATCCCGATTAGATGGGTCTGTGATAGGGATAATGACTGTCGAGATTCTTCTGATGAAGTTAATTGCACGTATACAACAACGACTA CTACCACTACCCCAGCACCACTATTGAATTGTACAGAGGATCAATTCAGATGCCTTGATAATTCTCGTTGCATCCCGATTAGATGGGTCTGTGATAGGGATAATGACTGTCGAGATTCTTCTGATGAAGTAAATTGCACATATACAACAACAACTA CTACCACTACCCCAGCACCACTATTGAATTGTACAGAGGATCAATTCAGATGCCTTGATAATTCTCGTTGCATCCCGATTAGATGGGTCTGTGATAGGGATAATGACTGTCGAGATTCTTCTGATGAAGTTAATTGCACGTATACAACAACGACTA CTACCACTACCCCAGCACCACTATTGAATTGTACAGAGGATCAATTCAGATGCCTTGATAATTCTCGTTGCATCCCGATTAGATGGGTCTGTGATAGGGATAATGACTGTCCAGATTCTTCCGATGAAGTTAATTGCACATATACAACAACAACTA CTACTACTACACCAGCACCAATATTGAATTGTACATCTGATCAATTTAGATGCCTTGATAATTCTCGTTGCATCCCGATTCGATGGGTCTGTGATAGGGATAATGACTGTAGAGATTCTTCTGATGAAGTAAATTGCACATATACAACAACGACTA CTACCACTACCCCAGCACCACGATTGAATTGTACAGAGGATCAATTCAGATGCCTTGATAATTCTCGTTGCATCCCGATTAGATGGGTCTGTGATAGGGATAATGACTGTAGAGATTCTTCTGATGAAGTAAATTGCACGTATACAACAACGACTA CTACTACTACACCAGCACCATTATTGAATTGTACATCTGATCAATTCAGATGCCTTGATAATTCTCGTTGCATCCCGATTAGATGGGTCTGTGATAGGGATAATGACTGTAGTGATTTATCTGATGAAGTAAATTGTACTTATACTACAACCACTA CTACCACTACACCTCGACCTATGCTAAATTGTACAGCAGATCAATTTAGATGTCTAGACAATTCTCGTTGTATCCCATTGAGGTGGGTCTGTGATAGAGATAATGATTGTCAAGATTCATCTGATGAATCTAACTGCACTATCATTACATCAa CAACTACACCTAGGCCTCTTCTGAATTGTACAGCAAACGAATTTAGATGTCTTGATAATTCTCGTTGCATCCCATTGAGATGGGTCTGTGATAGGGATAATGATTGTCAAGATTCATCTGATGAAGCTAACTGCACTATCACTACATCAA caaCTACACCCCGGCCTCTTCTGAATTGTACAGCAGATGAATTTAGATGTTTGGACAATTCTCGTTGTATCCCACAGAGTTGGATATGTGACGGAGGCAATGACTGTCAAGATTCATCTGATGAAGCTAATTGCACTACCACCACATCAA caaCTACACCTCGGCCTCTACTGAATTGTACAGCAGATGAATTTAGATGTCTTGATAATTCTCGTTGCATCCCATTGAGTTGGGTCTGTGATAGGGACAATGATTGTCAAGATTCATCTGATGAAGCTAACTGCACTATCACTACATCAA caaCTACAACTCGACCTCTGCTAAATTGTACAGTTGGTGAGTTTAGATGTTTGGACAATTCTCGTTGTATCCCTCAGAGTTGGATATGTGACGGAGACAATGATTGTCAAGATTCATCTGATGAAGCTAACTGCACTATCACTACATCAA CAACTACACCTCGACCTCTGCTGAATTGTACAGCAGATCAATTTAGATGTCTAGATAATTCTCGTTGTATCCCATTGAGTTGGGTCTGTGATAGGGACAATGATTGTCAAGATTCATCTGATGAAGCTAACTGCACTACAACCACATCAA caaCTACAACTCGACCTCTGCTAAATTGTACAGTTGGTGAGTTTAGATGTTTGGACAATTCTCGTTGTATCCCTCAGAGTTGGATATGTGACGGAGACAATGATTGTCAAGATTCATCTGATGAAGCTAATTGCACTACCACCACATCAA CAACTACACCTCGACCTCTGCTGAATTGTACAGCAGATCAATTTAGATGTCTAGATAATTCTCGTTGTATCCCATTGAGTTGGGTCTGTGATAGGGACAATGATTGTCAAGATTCATCTGATGAAGCTAACTGCACTATCACTACATcaa caaCCACACCTCGGCCTCTACTTAATTGTACAGCAGACGAATTTAGATGTCTTGATAATTCTCGTTGCATCCCATTGAGATGGGTCTGTGATAGGGACAATGATTGTCAAGATTCATCTGATGAAGCTAACTGTACTACAACCACATCAA caaCTACAACTCGACCTCTGCTAAATTGTACAGTTGGTGAGTTTAAATGTTTGGACAATTCTCGTTGTATCCCTCAGAGTTGGATATGTGACGGAGACAATGATTGTCAAGATTCATCTGATGAAGCTAACTGTACTACCACCACATCAA CAACTACATCTCGACCTCTGCTAAATTGTTCATCAGATCAGTTTAGATGTCGTGACAATTCTCGATGCATCTCCTTAACATGGGTATGCGACAGCCACGACGATTGTCAAGATTCATCTGACGAAACAAATTGCGATTTACTTTCGACTT CAACTGTTGCCCCACTAAGATGTACCAGTCAACAATTTGCCTGCCTAGATGGCTCGCGTTGTATACCTCTATGGTGGAAATGTGATACTTTTGCCGATTGTTTGGACATGTCAGACGAAGTCAACTGCCCTG gTTCCGTTCAGGTGAATTGTACTGAAGATCAACACTCTTGCGACAACAGTACAATATGCATTGCAAAAACATGGCTCTGCGATAACTTTGTCGACTGTTTGGATATGTCTGATGAGACCGGCTGTCCTATTTCAG GTTGGGCGACAGGTGAGCGCTCGTGCTCCAGTCAAGAGTTCCAGTGTGACAAAACTAGGTGTATTCCTCAAGATAATAAATGTGATGGAAAAATAGACTGCCGAGACGAATCCGACGAGAAATCATGCgaaaaatcttaa